Proteins encoded within one genomic window of Thalassophryne amazonica chromosome 23, fThaAma1.1, whole genome shotgun sequence:
- the LOC117505137 gene encoding synaptopodin-2 isoform X2 yields the protein MGTGEYVCVTLRGGAPWGFTLREGEGDACRSIQVHQVEDGGRAFLAGVRDGDEVVSVNGEPCADLTLSEASALIDTSKDRLQLLVKRCTSIVSRDFESDGMHFDERESLREPLKSTALHIQSPKHGSQSPSELYISESHDEASYEELESNSEFLKGSKLFDTKQLGVRSRLDPVFQQRDDGVQLSFSPGDMIELQVSLTEQTSENRGCTSLGSARGIEGDLSNREVSEAIPGVTDPQCEACPVREPLGQHGVVLSSPSMLGQVEVILQQQPAASGAGRGIEAVGGSVGSQGEGGGDSEGVPQAFTVTFGVPSEDTTPADEQESDSDGDQDKPNKHRPRHARLRRGESLSEKQVKEAKSKCKRIALLLTAAPPNPNNKGVLMFKKHRQRAKKYTLVSYGTGDDEPEYSDEEDKENDDDDKEEETHTVEFTFLASDDSEIDKHFLANTQSKKGVLTINWDKSLLEIEQQLNNQEEMECLPETKGKGALMFAQRRQRIDEISAEHEELRRQGIPVEGVSEVEKKMMEQSYVQAAPAGHTYMDVNVPQQNQQQYQQYQEQQYCEQQQHYQQQQQYHQQYQQQQYEQQHYQQQQMYQQQQQQQYNQEQQQIPHYSPNMNGHHQTNGMQSSFGDHSVKPFSVQNTLATPYPPAMSGISQEPVGQGEQIASRDERISTPAIKTGILQDTRKRNTGKPMFTFKEAPKVSPNPALLNLLNRKDKKPGFEPAPEEDYLSLGAEACNFLQNPNVKHKVPPPVAPKPMINPSSLPWSSQIEGTNQDMPQCAGNSISTPAVAPTTEATPVTELEPKPAPASEPSHSPEQQPPMSTTAEGQQAWDLREPKPQQQPTEVPVQDEGGQVSSTIQPETDPVTSWGAVQMKTQHELSTSWHPAQVQPLNPPPSPPQQPSWVAHQPSQAQTQPQSTTNTWSPQIQTSWSQGQEQAEAQTHAQVTWSQPQEQTQCQPQVQPSWTHSEQPHLQQTWGQHQEPMQQQPPPQRSQPLQGGSEPQPPWVRQSQQKSQLQPSWVQQGESESQAQPPWVQSQQAWPQTQTLGQSQPSYVSSGHPQEPLVSTWPPSQPQAQQNSWMQAGQSQPPVQPQAPLDSWASAPTQAQSQPTWSQNLQNQGQHLMNPWGQEQIQPQPPWAQSAPPQSTPPPNWQQSTPTTSPQPPVNMWNPTQVQSQTPMNTWVPQSQQTSTNISTAMVNIGATRPSPKPWHPLQDTPQRTPPPPPQRMHSFTIRQRNSSPINPMATVLNPSSPGSAFEMPAVRGKGAEMFAKRQSRMEKFVVDSETVQANKATRSTSPAASLPNEWKYTPNALGSLSAPARFLGTGQQFASSSSSPKPAAQASTAQPTWQTSWVEKGRKPLTPWEAASRHPLGLVDEAFALQDLQQSLASNVHLAAQRKIQPGSAAEWKTKVCYKAPQKTGSQTWSQGQSYKQSRAQIPLFVSPTKSVVSTSATHAGYKSLPRSWQAQTVMSEVNPRPSIFPPEQKSSLGKQTYKSVYTSNTTWNWKR from the exons ATGGGCACCGGGGAATACGTGTGCGTAACGCTGCGAGGCGGTGCGCCATGGGGATTCACCCTgcgagagggagagggagacgcCTGCAGATCCATCCAGGTTCATCAG GTAGAGGATGGTGGGCGTGCCTTCCTGGCTGGTGTGCGGGATGGCGATGAGGTGGTGTCAGTAAACGGGGAGCCGTGTGCCGACCTCACGCTTTCAGAGGCCTCAGCGTTGATCGACACATCGAAAGACCGCCTGCAGCTCCTCGTCAAAAG ATGCACCTCCATCGTTTCAAGAGACTTTGAATCAGATGGGATGCACTTTGATGAGAGGGAATCCTTGAGGGAACCTTTAAAGAGCACCGCCCTCCACATCCAGTCCCCAAAGCATGGGTCTCAAAGCCCAAGTGAGCTCTACATATCAGAGTCCCACGATGAGGCCTCTTATGAGGAACTGGAGAGCAACTCTGAGTTTCTCAAAGGGTCGAAGCTGTTTGACACAAAACAACTGGGTGTTCGAAGTCGTTTAGATCCTGTTTTTCAGCAAAGAGATGATGGAGTTCAGCTGAGCTTCTCTCCTGGGGACATGATAGAGCTCCAGGTGTCCCTAACTGAGCAAACCTCTGAGAACAGAGGCTGCACTTCTCTTGGGAGCGCTCGTGGGATTGAGGGAGATCTCTCAAACAGGGAAGTCTCGGAGGCTATCCCCGGCGTCACAGATCCGCAGTGCGAAGCGTGTCCTGTCAGGGAACCACTGGGCCAGCATGGAGTGGTCCTCAGCTCCCCATCAATGCTGGGGCAGGTGGAGGTCatcctgcagcagcagccagcagCATCGGGAGCAGGGAGGGGCATCGAGGCCGTGGGTGGAAGCGTTGGATCCCAAGGAGAAGGAGGAGGGGACAGCGAGGGAGTTCCTCAGGCTTTTACTGTCACATTTGGAGTTCCCTCAGAggacacaacaccagcagatgagcaGGAATCCGATTCGGATGGGGACCAAGACAAACCCAACAAGCATCGGCCAAGACACGCCA GGCTCAGGCGTGGAGAGAGTCTGTCAGAGAAGCAGGTGAAGGAGGCCAAGTCCAAATGTAAACGTATTGCACTCCTCCTCACGGCTGCTCCGCCTAACCCCAACAACAAGGGGGTGTTGATGTTCAAGAAACATCGCCAGAGGGCCAAGAAATACACACTTGTGAGCTACGGCACTGGAGACGACGAACCAGAATACAGCGACGAAGAAGACAAGGAGAACGACGACGACGATAAAGAAGAAGAAACCCACACTGTTGAATTTACCTTTCTGGCTTCTGACGATTCAGAAATAGACAAGCATTTTCTCGCTAATACTCAAAGCAAGAAAGGTGTGCTAACCATAAACTGGGACAAGAGTCTACTTGAAATTGAACAGCAGTTGAACAACCAAGAAGAAATGGAATGTTTGCCTGAAACCAAGGGCAAGGGCGCCCTCATGTTTGCCCAGCGACGTCAGAGGATAGATGAGATTTCTGCCGAACATGAGGAACTTCGGCGCCAGGGAATACCTGTTGAGGGTGTATCTGAGGTTGAAAAGAAGATGATGGAGCAATCGTATGTGCAGGCCGCACCAGCTGGCCACACCTACATGGATGTGAATGTACCTCAACAGAACCAACAACAGTACCAGCAATACCAAGAGCAACAATACTGTGAGCAACAGCAGCATTACCAACAGCAGCAACAATACCATCAGCAGTATCAGCAGCAGCAATACGAACAACAGCATTATCAACAACAGCAAATgtaccagcagcagcagcaacaacagtaTAATCAAGAGCAACAACAAATTCCGCATTACTCTCCAAATATGAATGGGCACCATCAAACCAATGGCATGCAGAGCTCTTTCGGTGATCATTCTGTCAAGCCATTCTCAGTTCAAAATACACTAGCTACCCCTTATCCTCCTGCAATGAGTGGAATTAGCCAAGAGCCTGTGGGCCAAGGGGAACAAATAGCATCTCGTGATGAACGCATTTCTACACCTGCAATAAAAACAGGCATTCTACAGGATACAAGAAAAAGGAATACTGGCAAGCCCATGTTTACATTCAAGGAAGCACCAAAAGTATCACCTAATCCAGCACTGCTGAACCTTCTCAACAGAAAAGACAAGAAGCCAGGTTTTGAGCCTGCACCTGAGGAAGACTACCTCAGTTTGGGGGCCGAGGCTTGCAATTTCCTGCAGAATCCAAATGTTAAACACAAGGTTCCTCCACCAGTGGCTCCAAAGCCAATGATCAACCCGAGCTCTCTTCCTTGGTCCTCACAGATAGAAGGGACCAACCAAGACATGCCTCAGTGTGCTGGAAATAGTATATCCACACCTGCTGTTGCCCCCACTACTGAGGCTACCCCTGTCACAGAACTAGAGCCGAAGCCTGCACCTGCCTCTGAGCCCTCTCATTCTCCTGAACAACAACCTCCCATGAGCACCACTGCAGAGGGACAGCAAGCTTGGGATCTCCGAGAGCCCAAACCTCAACAACAGCCCACAGAAGTGCCTGTTCAAGATGAAGGTGGTCAAGTGAGTTCTACCATCCAGCCTGAGACTGATCCTGTGACTTCATGGGGTGCAGTTCAAATGAAAACACAACATGAACTATCTACCAGTTGGCACCCAGCTCAAGTGCAGCCTCTTAATCCACCTCCAAGTCCCCCACAACAGCCTTCATGGGTGGCACATCAACCTTCTCAAGCCCAAACACAGCCTCAGTCAACTACGAATACTTGGTCCCCTCAAATTCAAACATCCTGGAGTCAGGGTCAAGAGCAGGCAGAAGCCCAAACACATGCTCAGGTAACCTGGTCCCAACCACAGGAACAAACCCAATGTCAACCTCAAGTTCAGCCATCCTGGACACACTCTGAGCAGCCACATCTGCAGCAGACATGGGGTCAACATCAAGAACCAATGCAACAGCAGCCACCACCCCAAAGGTCACAACCCTTACAAGGAGGCTCTGAGCCACAACCACCATGGGTGCGGCAGTCACAGCAAAAATCTCAACTACAGCCCTCTTGGGTTCAACAGGGTGAGTCTGAATCCCAGGCACAGCCACCATGGGTCCAGTCACAACAAGCATGGCCACAAACTCAAACACTGGGGCAGTCTCAGCCATCATACGTCTCATCAGGTCACCCTCAGGAGCCTTTAGTTAGTACATGGCCTCCATCACAACCTCAAGCTCAACAGAATTCTTGGATGCAAGCAGGTCAATCACAACCACCAGTGCAGCCTCAAGCTCCCTTGGACTCTTGGGCATCAGCACCTACCCAAGCACAGTCCCAACCAACATGGTCCCAGAACCTCCAAAATCAAGGGCAGCACCTGATGAATCCCTGGGGTCAAGAGCAAATCCAACCTCAGCCTCCTTGGGCTCAGTCAGCACCACCCCAGTCCACACCACCACCAAACTGGCAACAATCTACTCCCACAACTTCCCCACAGCCACCAGTAAATATGTGGAATCCCACTCAAGTACAGTCTCAGACACCTATGAATACCTGGGTTCCACAGTCACAGCAAACATCTACAAATATTTCAACGGCAATGGTGAACATTGGAGCCACTCGACCTTCTCCAAAACCTTGGCATCCCTTGCAAGATACTCCACAACGGACCCCTCCACCTCCACCACAGAGAATGCATTCTTTTACCATTCGCCAAAGAAATTCATCACCTATCAACCCAATGGCCACTGTCCTAAACCCATCTTCCCCTGGGTCTGCTTTTGAAATGCCAGCTGTCAGAGGGAAAGGAGCTGAAATGTTTGCCAAGCGACAGTCCAGAATGGAGAAGTTTGTTGTGGACTCTGAGACTGTGCAAGCAAATAAGGCAACCCGGTCAACTTCGCCCGCTGCTTCCTTACCAAATGAGTGGAAATATACTCCAAAT GCTCTTGGCTCTCTTTCTGCACCAGCCAGATTTCTAGGGACAGGTCAGCAGTTTGCTTCAAGTTCATCATCCCCCAAACCTGCAGCTCAAGCCTCCACAGCTCAACCGACATGGCAGACCTCATGGGTGGAGAAGGGACGCAAACCGCTAACACCCTGGGAGGCAGCCTCCCGCCATCCCCTGGGCCTTGTGGATGAAGCCTTTGCATTGCAGGACCTCCAGCAATCCTTGGCATCAAATGTTCACTTGGCAGCCCAACGGAAAATTCAACCAGGGTCAGCAGCAGAGTGGAAGACCAAAGTGTGCTACAAGGCGCCGCAGAAAACAGGCAGCCAAACGTGGAGCCAAGGCCAAAGTTACAAGCAGAGTCGGGCTCAGATACCTTTGTTTGTATCGCCAACCAAGAGTGTCGTTTCCACTTCAGCCACCCATGCTGGCTACAAGTCTCTGCCCAGGTCATGGCAAGCGCAGACAGTTATGAGTGAGGTAAACCCGAGGCCCTCGATATTCCCGCCAGAGCAGAAAAGCTCACTGGGAAAGCAAACATACAAATCAGTGTACACAAGCAACACCACTTGGAATTGGAAGCGGTAG
- the LOC117505137 gene encoding synaptopodin-2 isoform X3 yields the protein MCYPSPLSDPFKLGALTELKKLVRCSLPLSAPPSGLRRGESLSEKQVKEAKSKCKRIALLLTAAPPNPNNKGVLMFKKHRQRAKKYTLVSYGTGDDEPEYSDEEDKENDDDDKEEETHTVEFTFLASDDSEIDKHFLANTQSKKGVLTINWDKSLLEIEQQLNNQEEMECLPETKGKGALMFAQRRQRIDEISAEHEELRRQGIPVEGVSEVEKKMMEQSYVQAAPAGHTYMDVNVPQQNQQQYQQYQEQQYCEQQQHYQQQQQYHQQYQQQQYEQQHYQQQQMYQQQQQQQYNQEQQQIPHYSPNMNGHHQTNGMQSSFGDHSVKPFSVQNTLATPYPPAMSGISQEPVGQGEQIASRDERISTPAIKTGILQDTRKRNTGKPMFTFKEAPKVSPNPALLNLLNRKDKKPGFEPAPEEDYLSLGAEACNFLQNPNVKHKVPPPVAPKPMINPSSLPWSSQIEGTNQDMPQCAGNSISTPAVAPTTEATPVTELEPKPAPASEPSHSPEQQPPMSTTAEGQQAWDLREPKPQQQPTEVPVQDEGGQVSSTIQPETDPVTSWGAVQMKTQHELSTSWHPAQVQPLNPPPSPPQQPSWVAHQPSQAQTQPQSTTNTWSPQIQTSWSQGQEQAEAQTHAQVTWSQPQEQTQCQPQVQPSWTHSEQPHLQQTWGQHQEPMQQQPPPQRSQPLQGGSEPQPPWVRQSQQKSQLQPSWVQQGESESQAQPPWVQSQQAWPQTQTLGQSQPSYVSSGHPQEPLVSTWPPSQPQAQQNSWMQAGQSQPPVQPQAPLDSWASAPTQAQSQPTWSQNLQNQGQHLMNPWGQEQIQPQPPWAQSAPPQSTPPPNWQQSTPTTSPQPPVNMWNPTQVQSQTPMNTWVPQSQQTSTNISTAMVNIGATRPSPKPWHPLQDTPQRTPPPPPQRMHSFTIRQRNSSPINPMATVLNPSSPGSAFEMPAVRGKGAEMFAKRQSRMEKFVVDSETVQANKATRSTSPAASLPNEWKYTPNVRAPPSRAYNPIQSPSYPPAATKQPPSTIPTKVKKKGKDMPAPRPLNVVDVMKHQPYQLNSSLFIYGPAADAAKPPSPKPDCSPHSPAQNQSVGYEQMAPVQAHNPINTPYSQQPYGMPLQQMMHDSHYQQTPTNAYHPASPYQQAPGGPYQQAYTQQYQQPPPSTYQTQTPQSPNPPYPQAPQAPYQPANSHPYLAAPTAPYQPPISYAVPSFPGVARAESASGGTVGVPKPKFTAKKSAAQVWKPTGGNK from the exons ATGTGCTACCCGAGCCCGTTATCTGATCCTTTCAAACTGGGAGCTTTAACTGAGCTAAAAAAGTTAGTCCGCTGCTCACTCCCGCTGTCTGCTCCACCTTCAG GGCTCAGGCGTGGAGAGAGTCTGTCAGAGAAGCAGGTGAAGGAGGCCAAGTCCAAATGTAAACGTATTGCACTCCTCCTCACGGCTGCTCCGCCTAACCCCAACAACAAGGGGGTGTTGATGTTCAAGAAACATCGCCAGAGGGCCAAGAAATACACACTTGTGAGCTACGGCACTGGAGACGACGAACCAGAATACAGCGACGAAGAAGACAAGGAGAACGACGACGACGATAAAGAAGAAGAAACCCACACTGTTGAATTTACCTTTCTGGCTTCTGACGATTCAGAAATAGACAAGCATTTTCTCGCTAATACTCAAAGCAAGAAAGGTGTGCTAACCATAAACTGGGACAAGAGTCTACTTGAAATTGAACAGCAGTTGAACAACCAAGAAGAAATGGAATGTTTGCCTGAAACCAAGGGCAAGGGCGCCCTCATGTTTGCCCAGCGACGTCAGAGGATAGATGAGATTTCTGCCGAACATGAGGAACTTCGGCGCCAGGGAATACCTGTTGAGGGTGTATCTGAGGTTGAAAAGAAGATGATGGAGCAATCGTATGTGCAGGCCGCACCAGCTGGCCACACCTACATGGATGTGAATGTACCTCAACAGAACCAACAACAGTACCAGCAATACCAAGAGCAACAATACTGTGAGCAACAGCAGCATTACCAACAGCAGCAACAATACCATCAGCAGTATCAGCAGCAGCAATACGAACAACAGCATTATCAACAACAGCAAATgtaccagcagcagcagcaacaacagtaTAATCAAGAGCAACAACAAATTCCGCATTACTCTCCAAATATGAATGGGCACCATCAAACCAATGGCATGCAGAGCTCTTTCGGTGATCATTCTGTCAAGCCATTCTCAGTTCAAAATACACTAGCTACCCCTTATCCTCCTGCAATGAGTGGAATTAGCCAAGAGCCTGTGGGCCAAGGGGAACAAATAGCATCTCGTGATGAACGCATTTCTACACCTGCAATAAAAACAGGCATTCTACAGGATACAAGAAAAAGGAATACTGGCAAGCCCATGTTTACATTCAAGGAAGCACCAAAAGTATCACCTAATCCAGCACTGCTGAACCTTCTCAACAGAAAAGACAAGAAGCCAGGTTTTGAGCCTGCACCTGAGGAAGACTACCTCAGTTTGGGGGCCGAGGCTTGCAATTTCCTGCAGAATCCAAATGTTAAACACAAGGTTCCTCCACCAGTGGCTCCAAAGCCAATGATCAACCCGAGCTCTCTTCCTTGGTCCTCACAGATAGAAGGGACCAACCAAGACATGCCTCAGTGTGCTGGAAATAGTATATCCACACCTGCTGTTGCCCCCACTACTGAGGCTACCCCTGTCACAGAACTAGAGCCGAAGCCTGCACCTGCCTCTGAGCCCTCTCATTCTCCTGAACAACAACCTCCCATGAGCACCACTGCAGAGGGACAGCAAGCTTGGGATCTCCGAGAGCCCAAACCTCAACAACAGCCCACAGAAGTGCCTGTTCAAGATGAAGGTGGTCAAGTGAGTTCTACCATCCAGCCTGAGACTGATCCTGTGACTTCATGGGGTGCAGTTCAAATGAAAACACAACATGAACTATCTACCAGTTGGCACCCAGCTCAAGTGCAGCCTCTTAATCCACCTCCAAGTCCCCCACAACAGCCTTCATGGGTGGCACATCAACCTTCTCAAGCCCAAACACAGCCTCAGTCAACTACGAATACTTGGTCCCCTCAAATTCAAACATCCTGGAGTCAGGGTCAAGAGCAGGCAGAAGCCCAAACACATGCTCAGGTAACCTGGTCCCAACCACAGGAACAAACCCAATGTCAACCTCAAGTTCAGCCATCCTGGACACACTCTGAGCAGCCACATCTGCAGCAGACATGGGGTCAACATCAAGAACCAATGCAACAGCAGCCACCACCCCAAAGGTCACAACCCTTACAAGGAGGCTCTGAGCCACAACCACCATGGGTGCGGCAGTCACAGCAAAAATCTCAACTACAGCCCTCTTGGGTTCAACAGGGTGAGTCTGAATCCCAGGCACAGCCACCATGGGTCCAGTCACAACAAGCATGGCCACAAACTCAAACACTGGGGCAGTCTCAGCCATCATACGTCTCATCAGGTCACCCTCAGGAGCCTTTAGTTAGTACATGGCCTCCATCACAACCTCAAGCTCAACAGAATTCTTGGATGCAAGCAGGTCAATCACAACCACCAGTGCAGCCTCAAGCTCCCTTGGACTCTTGGGCATCAGCACCTACCCAAGCACAGTCCCAACCAACATGGTCCCAGAACCTCCAAAATCAAGGGCAGCACCTGATGAATCCCTGGGGTCAAGAGCAAATCCAACCTCAGCCTCCTTGGGCTCAGTCAGCACCACCCCAGTCCACACCACCACCAAACTGGCAACAATCTACTCCCACAACTTCCCCACAGCCACCAGTAAATATGTGGAATCCCACTCAAGTACAGTCTCAGACACCTATGAATACCTGGGTTCCACAGTCACAGCAAACATCTACAAATATTTCAACGGCAATGGTGAACATTGGAGCCACTCGACCTTCTCCAAAACCTTGGCATCCCTTGCAAGATACTCCACAACGGACCCCTCCACCTCCACCACAGAGAATGCATTCTTTTACCATTCGCCAAAGAAATTCATCACCTATCAACCCAATGGCCACTGTCCTAAACCCATCTTCCCCTGGGTCTGCTTTTGAAATGCCAGCTGTCAGAGGGAAAGGAGCTGAAATGTTTGCCAAGCGACAGTCCAGAATGGAGAAGTTTGTTGTGGACTCTGAGACTGTGCAAGCAAATAAGGCAACCCGGTCAACTTCGCCCGCTGCTTCCTTACCAAATGAGTGGAAATATACTCCAAATGTACGTGCACCACCTTCACGAGCATACAATCCTATCCAGTCCCCTTCCTATCCCCCTGCTGCAACAAAACAGCCCCCTTCCACTATTCCTACGAAAGTTAAGAAAAAAGGCAAAGACATGCCTGCCCCTAGACCCCTTAATGTGGTAGATGTAATGAAGCATCAACCCTATCAGCTAAATTCATCACTTTTTATCTATGGCCCAGCAGCAGACGCTGCCAAGCCCCCTTCACCCAAGCCGGACTGTTCTCCCCACTCCCCTGCTCAGAACCAATCAGTAGGGTATGAGCAAATGGCTCCAGTCCAGGCACATAATCCAATTAATACTCCATACTCACAGCAGCCCTATGGCATGCCCCTTCAACAGATGATGCATGATAGCCACTACCAGCAAACCCCAACTAATGCATATCATCCCGCCAGTCCTTATCAACAAGCTCCTGGCGGGCCATACCAACAAGCATATACCCAACAATACCAGCAACCGCCACCATCGACTTATCAAACACAAACTCCTCAGTCTCCAAATCCACCCTACCCACAGGCACCTCaggccccctaccaaccagctaaTAGTCATCCATACCTGGCAGCTCCCACGGCTCCCTACCAGCCTCCCATTAGCTACGCTGTTCCCAGTTTTCCAGGGGTTGCAAGAGCTGAATCAGCATCTGGTGGCACTGTAGGTGTTCCAAAACCTAAATTTACAGCAAAAAAGAGTGCAGCTCAGGTGTGGAAGCCTACAGGAGGCaataaatag